In Phoenix dactylifera cultivar Barhee BC4 chromosome 11, palm_55x_up_171113_PBpolish2nd_filt_p, whole genome shotgun sequence, the following are encoded in one genomic region:
- the LOC103709350 gene encoding polygalacturonase At1g48100, with translation MMTNRSLSLAFHLLLWLAISNTFPMLLAVTSHRKQSGVHKHEGSKHGGYDHDFDHFTSFSTSSARHNGFYKPHSKIFDVMSFGAMGDGISDDSKALKSAWKAACLIPGATVKLPSEFRFFIKPVTLQGPCKPHLTLQIDGDIIAPSGVAAWPKSNLFQWVNLKWLNDFTIQGTGTFDGQGFTFWNFSQSRHTQKEIKHQSPKMRPTVVRFYKSYNVTVRGIQIINSPQCHLKFDSSQGITVKNITISSPKNSPNTDGIHLQNTQDVEIKHSNIGCGDDCVSIQTGCSNIRVHHINCNPGHGISLGGLGKGNSLACVSNVTVDSINVQNALSGVRIKTWQGGLGSARNVTFSNVRVSNVEIPVVIDQYYCNKRACKNKTNAVAVSGVMYKRITGTYSYQPMHLACSDSSPCTGIKLTDIRLSPVNASRVRQEAFCWKSYGESQGTLEPLSIGCLQRSSRPIKALIKSSNHTC, from the exons ATGATGACAAATAGAAGCCTCTCGCTTGCTTTTCATTTGCTTCTTTGGTTGGCTATTTCTAATACATTTCCTATGCTGTTAGCAGTGACGAGTCACAGAAAGCAAAGCGGAGTTCACAAGCATGAAGGAAGTAAACATGGCGGATATGACCatgattttgatcattttacTAGTTTTTCCACTTCCTCAGCTCGCCATAATGGTTTTTATAAGCCGCATTCAAAGATTTTTGATGTCATGTCTTTTGGAGCCATGGGAGATGGAATTTCTGATGACTCCAAG GCACTTAAATCAGCATGGAAAGCTGCTTGCTTGATTCCTGGAGCAACTGTGAAGCTTCCATCAGAGTTCAGATTTTTCATCAAACCAGTCACTCTCCAAGGCCCTTGCAAGCCTCACCTAACCCTCCAG ATAGATGGGGATATCATAGCACCTTCTGGTGTGGCTGCCTGGCCCAAATCAAATCTCTTCCAATGGGTGAACTTGAAGTGGCTTAATGATTTCACCATCCAAGGAACTGGCACATTTGATGGTCAAGGATTTACATTCTGGAATTTCTCTCAAAGCCGACACACACAG AAAGAAATCAAACATCAGTCCCCTAAGATGAGACCAACT gttGTGAGATTCTACAAGAGCTACAATGTGACAGTTCGCGGTATCCAAATCATCAATAGCCCTCAATGCCACCTGAAGTTTGATAGCTCTCAGGGTATCACAGTAAAAAACATCACCATCTCTTCTCCCAAAAATAGCCCTAACACTGACGGCATTCACCTTCAAAACACACAAGATGTTGAAATTAAGCATTCCAACATTGGATGTG GTGATGATTGTGTATCGATACAAACTGGATGCTCAAACATTCGCGTACACCATATCAACTGCAACCCAGGCCATGGGATCAG CTTAGGAGGACTTGGGAAAGGCAATAGCCTAGCCTGTGTCTCCAACGTCACTGTTGATAGCATCAATGTGCAAAATGCTCTGTCTGGAGTAAGGATCAAAACATGGCAG GGAGGTCTAGGATCTGCCAGGAATGTCACATTTTCGAATGTTCGAGTCTCCAATGTTGAGATCCCAGTTGTGATTGATCAGTACTACTGCAACAAAAGGGCATGCAAGAACAAGACTAATGCTGTGGCTGTTTCAGGAGTCATGTACAAAAGGATAACTGGGACATATTCATACCAACCTATGCATCTTGCCTGCAGTGATAGCAGTCCATGCACTGGAATCAAATTGACCGATATCCGGCTATCACCAGTTAATGCATCTCGAGTTCGGCAGGAGGCCTTCTGCTGGAAGTCATATGGGGAGTCACAAGGTACCCTTGAACCTTTAAGCATTGGTTGCTTACAAAGGAGCAGTAGGCCCATCAAGGCCCTAATAAAGTCATCTAATCACACTTGCTAG
- the LOC103709352 gene encoding AP-1 complex subunit mu-2, with translation MAGAVSALFLLDIKGRVLVWRDYRGDVSALQAERFFTKLIEKEADPESHSPVVLDNGVTYMFIQHNNVFLMTAARQNCNAASILLFLHRVVDVFKHYFEELEEESLRDNFVVVYELLDEMMDFGYPQYTEAKILSEFIKTDAYRMEVTQRPPMAVTNAVSWRSEGIRYKKNEVFLDVVESVNILVNSNGQIIRSDVVGALKMRTYLSGMPECKLGLNDRVLLEAQGRATKGKAIDLDDIKFHQCVRLARFENDRTISFVPPDGSFDLMTYRLSTQVKPLIWVDAQIERHSRSRIEIMVKARSQFKERSTATNVEIEFPVPSDAINPNVRTSMGSAAYAPENDALVWKIKSFPGNKEYMLRAEFSLPSITAEEATPEKKAPIRVKFEIPYFTVSGIQVRYLKIIEKSGYQALPWVRYITMAGEYELRLI, from the exons ATGGCGGGCGCCGTCTCGGCGCTGTTCCTCCTTGACATCAAGGGCCGGGTCCTTGTGTGGCGGGACTACCGCGGCGACGTCTCCGCCCTCCAGGCCGAGCGCTTCTTCACCAAACTCATCGAGAAAGAG GCGGATCCAGAGTCTCACTCTCCTGTGGTGTTGGATAATGGAGTAACATACATGTTCATACAGCACAACAACGTGTTCCTGATGACGGCAGCGAGGCAGAACTGCAATGCCGCCAGCATTCTTCTGTTTCTGCACCGTGTCGTCGAT GTCTTTAAACATTATTTCGAAGAGTTGGAGGAGGAATCTTTGAGAGATAATTTTGTTGTTGTG TACGAGTTACTTGATGAAATGATGGACTTTGGATACCCACAATACACAGAAGCTAAGATTCTTAGTGAATTTATAAAGACAGATGCATACAGGATGGAAGTTACACAGAGGCCTCCGATGGCTGTTACGAATGCAGTGTCTTGGCGTAGTGAAGGGATACGGTACAAGAAAAATGAA GTGTTCTTGGATGTGGTAGAAAGTGTAAATATTCTTGTAAACAGCAATGGACAAATTATTCGTTCAGATGTAGTTGGGGCATTGAAAATGAGAACATACTTGAG TGGAATGCCTGAGTGTAAACTTGGGCTAAACGACAGGGTACTTTTGGAAGCTCAAGGTCGAGCAACAAAGGGGAAAGCCATAGATCTGGATGATATCAAGTTTCATCA GTGTGTGCGTTTGGCTCGATTTGAGAATGACAGGACTATATCCTTTGTACCACCAGATGGGTCTTTTGATCTGATGACGTACAGACTGAGTACTCAG GTAAAACCTTTGATTTGGGTAGACGCTCAAATTGAGAGGCATTCGAGAAGTCGTATAGAGATCATGGTAAAGGCAAGAAGTCAATTCAAGGAACGAAG CACTGCAACAAACGTGGAAATTGAGTTTCCTGTGCCTTCAGATGCCATCAATCCTAACGTGCGGACTTCCATGGGTTCTGCTGCATATGCACCTGAAAATGACGCATTGGTTTGGAAAATAAAATCTTTTCCTGGTAACAAG GAGTATATGTTGAGGGCGGAATTTAGTCTTCCTAGTATTACTGCAGAAGAGGCGACACCTGAGAAAAAAGCTCCTATACGTGTGAAGTTCGAAATTCCATATTTTACTGTATCTGGAATACAG GTCCGGTACTTGAAGATCATTGAGAAGAGTGGATACCAGGCCCTTCCATGGGTGCGATATATCACAATGGCCGGCGAGTATGAACTGAGACTTATCTAG
- the LOC103709293 gene encoding pentatricopeptide repeat-containing protein At2g13600-like has product MHEELRATGTKRVLRSFCRDSLKRWREDRSSPPNPFRSLHFSSSTSTTKFSPVLKSLKKKLAVGALPAIHRTAKAFKSYAETCASLLRQCADHHPLALGPALHAHTIKSGMSADRSISTKLLTMYSNWGWLDDRDRVFGEADGFDLFSWNYMIAAYARRGDLDAARHLFDRMPERNVVTWTVMVDGHMKCGKVRESIEYFERNPFRTVISWTAMMSGFVQNGLYFEALVIFHRMLESGLMPNEVTFTSVVRSCIGAGEFDLGRSIVGLIIKTNFERNLSVCNSLITLYLRMGDVDLARRVFDEMEERDVVSWTVLLDVYAEIGDLVEAHRIFDEMPERNEVSWSTMIARYSQNGEALEALRMFYHMLRDGYRPNVSCFSSALSASANLENLLFGSNVHCHAIKIGFDSDVYVASSLIDMYFKCGKLIDGRQLFGLLPEKNTACWNSMIAGFCYNGKVEEAEELFKNMPAKNVVSWNAIISGYAQNEHYNKVLQTFDDMLMSGQMPSQMTFSSVLHACANLPSLEKGKNLHSKIAKLGIQDEVFMGTALTDMYAKSGDIESSKKVFCRMPEKNEISWTAMIQGLADNGFAEESISLFEEMKETAIVPTEAIILSILCACSHCGLVDKGFHYFESMKKVYGIMPKEKHYTCMVDLLARAGHLREAEELISKMPVQPEANSWAALLSACSTYGDEEIGERAAKKLCELEKSNSAGYVLLANLYASCRRWKDVAKVRTLMKRTGLKKGGGCSWIQIRDQFHTFFSWDVKHQKSSEIYGVLQLLTSEMMA; this is encoded by the coding sequence ATGCATGAGGAATTGCGTGCAACCGGAACAAAGCGAGTCCTACGGTCATTTTGCCGCGATTCCCTCAAGAGGTGGAGGGAGGACCGCAGCTCCCCGCCGAACCCGTTCCGCTCCCTCCATTTCTCCTCTTCGACTTCGACCACCAAATTCTCCCCCGTCCTCAAGTCCCTCAAGAAGAAGCTAGCCGTTGGGGCCCTCCCAGCCATCCACCGAACAGCCAAAGCCTTCAAATCCTACGCCGAGACCTGCGCCTCCCTCCTCCGCCAATGCGCCGACCACCATCCCCTTGCCCTCGGCCCGGCCCTCCACGCCCACACCATCAAGTCCGGCATGTCCGCGGACCGCTCCATCTCCACCAAGCTCTTGACCATGTACTCCAACTGGGGCTGGCTCGATGACCGCGACCGGGTCTTCGGAGAGGCCGACGGCTTCGATCTCTTCTCCTGGAACTACATGATCGCCGCCTATGCTCGGCGTGGCGATCTCGATGCTGCACGCCACCTCTTTGACAGAATGCCCGAGAGGAACGTCGTCACGTGGACCGTTATGGTCGACGGCCACATGAAGTGCGGGAAGGTCCGAGAGTCGATCGAGTATTTTGAGAGGAATCCGTTCAGGACCGTGATCTCGTGGACTGCGATGATGAGTGGCTTCGTCCAGAATGGGCTGTATTTTGAAGCTCTGGTGATCTTCCACAGGATGCTCGAATCCGGGTTGATGCCAAACGAGGTAACTTTTACCTCCGTGGTTAGATCTTGCATTGGTGCAGGTGAATTTGACTTGGGGAGGAGCATCGTGGGGCTGATTATTAAGACTAATTTTGAGCGGAATCTTTCGGTGTGTAATTCCTTGATTACTTTGTATCTCAGGATGGGCGATGTGGATTTGGCAAGGAGAGTTTTTGATGAAATGGAGGAAAGGGATGTTGTCTCATGGACTGTACTCCTTGATGTGTATGCAGAGATTGGAGACCTGGTGGAAGCCCATCGGATCTTTGATGAGATGCCTGAAAGGAATGAGGTTTCTTGGAGCACAATGATTGCAAGATATAGCCAGAATGGTGAAGCCTTGGAGGCATTAAGGATGTTCTATCACATGCTTCGTGATGGTTACAGGCCGAATGTCTCCTGTTTTTCTAGTGCACTTAGTGCTTCGGCGAACCTTGAGAACTTGCTGTTTGGGTCTAATGTCCATTGCCATGCTATAAAGATCGGGTTTGACAGTGATGTTTATGTTGCTAGTTCTTTGATCGACATGTATTTCAAATGTGGGAAGCTTATAGATGGGCGTCAGCTGTTTGGCTTGCTTCCAGAGAAGAACACAGCATGCTGGAATTCCATGATTGCTGGTTTTTGCTACAATGGAAAAGTGGAAGAAGCTGAGGAACTTTTCAAGAACATGCCAGCAAAAAATGTGGTCTCTTGGAATGCGATAATTTCTGGTTATGCACAAAATGAGCATTATAATAAGGTGTTGCAGACCTTTGATGACATGTTAATGTCTGGGCAAATGCCGAGCCAGATGACCTTTTCCAGTGTTCTTCATGCTTGTGCTAATCTGCCTTCACTAGAGAAAGGCAAAAACCTTCATTCCAAGATTGCAAAACTTGGAATTCAGGATGAAGTTTTCATGGGAACTGCACTTACTGATATGTATGCTAAATCTGGAGATATAGAGAGCTCTAAGAAAGTGTTCTGTAGGATGCCTGAAAAGAATGAGATCTCTTGGACTGCCATGATACAGGGGCTTGCCGATAATGGTTTTGCAGAGGAGTCTATAAGCTTATTTGAGGAAATGAAAGAAACAGCAATAGTTCCAACTGAAGCTATCATCTTATCTATTCTTTGCGCTTGTTCACATTGTGGGTTGGTAGATAAAGGGTTCCATTATTTTGAATCAATGAAAAAGGTATATGGCATAATGCCCAAAGAGAAACACTACACTTGCATGGTTGATTTATTAGCTCGAGCTGGGCATCTGAGAGAGGCTGAGGAATTGATAAGCAAGATGCCAGTTCAACCTGAAGCTAATTCATGGGCAGCTTTATTGAGTGCTTGTAGCACTTATGGAGATGAGGAGATAGGGGAGAGAGCTGCTAAGAAGTTATGTGAGTTGGAGAAGAGCAATTCAGCGGGGTATGTCTTGCTTGCAAATTTGTATGCATCCTGCAGGAGGTGGAAAGATGTAGCCAAGGTGAGGACACTGATGAAAAGGACTGGGTTGAAGAaaggtggaggatgtagctGGATTCAGATAAGAGATCAATTTCACACTTTCTTTTCTTGGGATGTAAAACACCAAAAGTCATCAGAGATTTATGGGGTTTTGCAACTCTTAACATCAGAAATGATGGCTTAA
- the LOC108511391 gene encoding pentatricopeptide repeat-containing protein At5g40400, which produces MYRKSIVSVSKPTSTSKASFHGNGRGSMLLLTSFCSSFQTLAIPHSPPPPPPPLSPISNSLPSLLPLSLNPSNTTVDLICSRLKHRHHQPIPPPLHLKQEAHLLPYLGPQEISRVLLRSQSLPLPSLHFFRWAQSHLTPPPASDSYCILVHILTWSCRFSHALEILAQLLQTHPHLDAFQAVVAASAAGCNWDPAVFGMLVKVQVKLGRIVDALDTCRRAVDLGFAPDANAFNCLLNSLVRANRLGHCWEVYGEMRRIGVSPNSYTFNILIHALCRGEEDAGKAKEFLEEMELEGFDPDVVTYNTLIDGYCRRGRLDEAFYLFRIMHRRAVEPDLVSYTVLMNGLCRDRRVVEAHQLFNRMLQRGLSPDGCSYSVLIHGYCKEGQTRETRSLLQEMISEGLMPDSFTCRAIVEGHVKCGRLLPCLNLIAQLRKLGVAISFGMYKCLFEALCMEKRPNAARSLLSWMLDDGHEPTLEIYNLLIDSFCNCDGVSEVFDLKNEMIDRCIRPDRETYRILVSCLCRLGRILEGECLVMGMIEFGLRPDSAICAALVCGCCRERDFIKAESLLKYFAERFQIYDSKSYNALIRLYCEEKHMTETLELQDRMVKLGFVPNSETCKSLIYGLSRSHSCG; this is translated from the coding sequence ATGTACCGGAAATCCATCGTAAGTGTATCGAAGCCCACCTCCACTTCCAAAGCCTCCTTCCATGGGAATGGGCGTGGTTCAATGCTTCTCCTCACCTCCTTTTGCTCTTCCTTCCAAACCCTTGCAATCCCccattctcctcctcctcctcctcctccactgtCACCCATCTCCAACTCCCTCCCCTCgctcctccccctctccctcaaCCCTTCCAACACCACCGTCGACCTCATCTGCTCTCGTCTCAAGCATCGCCACCACCAACCCatcccccctcctctccattTAAAACAAGAAGCCCACCTCCTCCCTTATCTCGGTCCCCAAGAAATCTCTCGCGTCCTCCTCCGCTCCCAgtctctccccctcccctccctccaCTTCTTCCGATGGGCTCAATCCCATCTCACCCCGCCGCCCGCCTCCGACAGCTACTGCATCCTCGTCCACATCCTCACCTGGTCCTGCCGCTTCTCCCACGCCCTCGAAATCCTCGCCCAGCTCCTCCAAACCCACCCCCACCTCGACGCCTTCCAAGCCGTCgtcgccgcctccgccgccggATGCAACTGGGACCCCGCCGTCTTCGGCATGCTCGTCAAGGTCCAGGTCAAGCTGGGCAGAATCGTCGACGCCCTCGACACCTGCCGCCGGGCCGTCGACCTCGGCTTCGCCCCCGACGCCAATGCCTTCAACTGCCTCCTAAACTCCCTGGTGAGAGCCAACCGCCTTGGACACTGCTGGGAGGTCTATGGGGAGATGAGGAGGATCGGAGTCTCCCCCAACTCCTACACGTTCAATATTCTCATCCATGCGCTGTGCCGCGGCGAGGAGGACGCTGGCAAAGCGAAGGAGTTCTTGGAGGAGATGGAGTTGGAAGGGTTCGATCCTGATGTGGTCACCTACAATACTCTGATCGACGGGTACTGCAGGAGGGGCAGATTGGACGAGGCCTTCTATCTGTTCCGGATCATGCACCGCAGAGCGGTCGAGCCTGATTTGGTCTCCTACACGGTTCTGATGAATGGGCTGTGCAGAGATAGGAGGGTGGTCGAGGCACACCAGCTGTTCAACAGAATGCTTCAGAGAGGTTTGAGCCCGGATGGCTGCTCGTACAGTGTTCTTATCCATGGTTACTGTAAAGAAGGTCAAACGAGGGAGACGAGGTCGCTGCTGCAAGAGATGATTTCGGAAGGTTTGATGCCGGATAGCTTCACCTGCAGAGCAATCGTGGAAGGGCATGTGAAGTGTGGGAGATTGCTTCCTTGTCTAAACTTAATTGCGCAGCTCAGGAAGCTTGGGGTTGCTATCTCATTTGGTATGTATAAATGCCTTTTCGAAGCGCTGTGCATGGAGAAGAGGCCGAATGCGGCGAGAAGTCTGTTGAGTTGGATGCTAGATGATGGGCATGAGCCCACTCTGGAGATCTATAACCTGCTTATCGATTCCTTTTGCAATTGTGATGGTGTATCAGAGGTTTTTGATTTAAAGAATGAAATGATCGACAGATGTATCAGGCCTGATCGGGAGACGTATCGGATCCTTGTAAGCTGCCTTTGTAGATTAGGTAGAATTTTGGAGGGTGAATGCTTGGTGATGGGGATGATTGAGTTTGGTCTCAGGCCAGATTCTGCTATATGTGCTGCCTTAGTTTGTGGGTGCTGCAGGGAGAGAGATTTTATTAAAGCAGAATCACTTCTGAAGTACTTTGCAGAAAGGTTTCAGATTTATGACAGCAAAAGTTACAATGCTCTAATCAGGCTATACTGTGAGGAGAAGCACATGACTGAGACATTGGAGCTGCAGGATAGGATGGTTAAACTGGGTTTCGTGCCGAATAGTGAGACATGCAAGTCTTTGATCTATGGATTGTCAAGAAGTCATAGTTGTGGATAA